A portion of the Kribbella jejuensis genome contains these proteins:
- a CDS encoding SPFH domain-containing protein gives MAELIIGIVVALLAVVLVLRTVRIVPQARASNVERLGRYLRTLEPGLNVVIPFVDRPRQLIDLREQVVSFEPNSVITEDNLVVHIDTVLYFQVTDPRAAAYEIANYIQAIEQLTVTTLRNVIGALDLEKTLTSREHINSILRGVLDEASGKWGIRVNRVELKAIEPPASIKESMEKQMRAEREKRAAILAAEGQRQSKILTAEGERQAAILRAEGQAKAIDTVFDAIHRNDPDPKLLAYQYLQMLPELAKGPGNTFWVIPSEVTTALQNVTKAFTGETAPKIPSENGHNPEISRS, from the coding sequence ATGGCCGAACTGATCATCGGGATCGTCGTCGCGCTGCTCGCCGTGGTGCTGGTCCTGCGGACCGTGCGGATCGTCCCGCAGGCCCGGGCGAGCAACGTCGAGCGCCTCGGCCGGTACCTGCGCACGCTGGAACCCGGCCTGAACGTGGTCATCCCGTTCGTCGACCGGCCCCGGCAGCTGATCGACCTCCGCGAGCAGGTGGTGTCGTTCGAGCCGAACTCGGTGATCACCGAGGACAACCTGGTCGTGCACATCGACACCGTGCTGTACTTCCAGGTCACCGACCCGCGGGCGGCGGCGTACGAGATCGCCAACTACATCCAGGCGATCGAGCAGCTGACCGTGACCACGCTGCGGAACGTGATCGGCGCGCTGGACCTGGAGAAGACCCTGACGTCGCGCGAGCACATCAACTCGATCCTGCGCGGGGTGCTCGACGAGGCCTCCGGCAAGTGGGGGATCCGGGTGAACCGGGTCGAGCTGAAGGCGATCGAGCCGCCGGCGTCGATCAAGGAGTCGATGGAGAAGCAGATGCGGGCCGAGCGGGAGAAGCGGGCCGCGATCCTGGCCGCCGAGGGCCAGCGGCAGTCGAAGATCCTGACCGCGGAGGGCGAGCGGCAGGCGGCGATCCTGCGCGCCGAGGGCCAGGCGAAGGCGATCGACACGGTCTTCGACGCGATCCATCGCAACGACCCCGACCCGAAGCTGCTCGCGTACCAGTACCTGCAGATGCTGCCCGAGCTGGCCAAGGGTCCCGGCAACACGTTCTGGGTGATCCCGTCCGAGGTCACCACCGCGCTGCAGAACGTGACCAAGGCCTTCACCGGCGAAACAGCACCAAAGATTCCCTCGGAGAACGGGCACAACCCCGAAATCTCCCGGAGTTAG
- a CDS encoding winged helix-turn-helix domain-containing protein — protein sequence MVKQKRVEISDPRAIRALAHPARQRIIDELFSGRVLTATECAELAGLTPSATSYHLRALERWGIVERAEATGDGRERPWRALGTGLMITSQSDTAGRTASHAMMRSNVDHLMQQFAELPADDPWEELSSFNRTRLWLSFEEATELHARMTALVDEYRKDRTASEHPDGTRSVSTLVAFVPTGKPPEQS from the coding sequence GTGGTCAAGCAGAAACGGGTGGAGATCTCGGACCCGCGGGCGATCCGGGCGCTGGCACACCCCGCGCGGCAGCGGATCATCGACGAGCTTTTCAGCGGGCGGGTGCTGACGGCGACCGAGTGCGCCGAGCTCGCCGGCCTGACGCCGTCCGCGACCAGCTACCACCTCCGGGCGCTCGAACGGTGGGGCATCGTCGAACGGGCCGAGGCCACCGGTGACGGCCGGGAGCGGCCGTGGCGCGCGCTCGGCACCGGCCTGATGATCACATCGCAATCGGACACCGCCGGGCGGACGGCCAGCCACGCGATGATGCGCAGCAATGTGGATCACCTGATGCAGCAGTTCGCCGAGCTGCCCGCCGACGACCCGTGGGAAGAGCTCAGCTCGTTCAACCGGACCCGGCTGTGGCTCAGCTTCGAGGAGGCGACCGAGCTGCACGCGCGGATGACCGCGCTGGTCGACGAGTACCGCAAGGACCGGACCGCGAGCGAGCACCCCGACGGGACGCGGAGCGTCAGCACATTGGTGGCGTTCGTACCGACCGGGAAGCCACCGGAGCAGAGCTGA
- a CDS encoding kinetoplast-associated-like protein, with product MDAPRLPLTQEPVADTGSFGVRQAGGVLERAQRIADTLREQAEHENDLATAEASRIRAASERLKAEAEAAAKKLRSDAMTAAQRVLNDAEQAAEQLRTESEADAERVRSEAAEAADRLRAESTAEAERVRREAAAAAEQLTAESTAEAERVRREAAAAAEQLTTESTAEAERVRREAAAAAEQLTAESTAEAERVRSEATAFAERLKAESESAAEQLRLAVDEEVAKRRADSERAAEQLRTESEAAAKQLRAETEAAAERLRTESEAAAEQLRVESQAAADRRIAAAEAEARQVKDEADELLEDARLARESAQTAVERAGREAQQLVADAGEQAALVSQAAVRNEAELIARAESEASELRAAVEREVEAAREKCRLEIAEAHAEIERLRGENRTELERRTAELEETERAKLAAISLEIDKLRNEAIAEIAERKAEAEAGNERLMADARAQAKLVVDSIEADRRTAAAEAQRIVEEANQAAEAALAEAERQTQWSKQTVDGLISAAEIEAQAIRDQAAADAAELMKRKRAHLRRVVGRSTSRLKQTQDAIAKENAELTQLAETTLYSAGEQAEQILESAKREAEKVTKQAQLRADRLKSTAAEDAREIIERANRREAEAEASTQVLRERAANDLSEAQRQSHELIRKSRAEAQQLEAQAREHADDLRAQARKLLADAEARVAALNQRRDEITKELTQLSGVIEALAVPGFRPGGGMSSSEGSTGESG from the coding sequence ATGGACGCTCCGCGTCTGCCGCTGACCCAGGAACCGGTCGCCGACACCGGTTCCTTCGGCGTGCGGCAGGCGGGTGGAGTGCTCGAGCGGGCGCAGCGGATCGCCGACACGCTCCGCGAGCAGGCCGAGCACGAGAACGACCTGGCCACCGCCGAGGCGAGCCGGATCCGGGCCGCGAGCGAGCGGCTGAAGGCCGAGGCCGAGGCCGCCGCGAAGAAGCTCCGTTCGGACGCGATGACCGCAGCCCAGCGGGTCCTGAACGACGCCGAGCAGGCCGCCGAACAACTCCGCACCGAGTCCGAGGCCGACGCCGAGCGAGTCCGCTCCGAGGCCGCCGAAGCCGCCGACCGCCTCCGCGCGGAGTCCACCGCGGAGGCCGAGCGGGTACGTCGTGAAGCTGCTGCCGCCGCCGAGCAGCTGACCGCCGAGTCCACCGCCGAGGCCGAGCGAGTACGCCGCGAAGCTGCCGCCGCCGCCGAGCAGCTGACCACGGAATCCACCGCCGAGGCCGAGCGGGTGCGGCGGGAAGCTGCTGCGGCGGCCGAGCAGCTGACTGCGGAGTCCACGGCTGAGGCCGAGCGGGTGCGTAGCGAGGCGACGGCCTTTGCGGAGCGGTTGAAGGCGGAGTCGGAGTCGGCGGCCGAGCAGCTGCGGCTGGCGGTCGACGAAGAGGTCGCCAAGCGGCGGGCCGATTCGGAGCGGGCCGCCGAGCAACTGCGGACCGAGAGCGAGGCGGCCGCCAAGCAGTTGCGGGCCGAGACCGAGGCGGCGGCCGAGCGGCTGCGGACCGAGAGCGAAGCCGCGGCGGAGCAGCTCCGGGTCGAGTCGCAGGCCGCGGCCGACCGGCGGATCGCGGCCGCGGAGGCCGAAGCCCGGCAGGTGAAGGACGAGGCCGACGAACTGCTCGAGGACGCGCGGCTGGCCCGCGAGTCCGCGCAGACCGCCGTGGAGCGGGCCGGCCGGGAAGCACAGCAGCTGGTCGCCGACGCCGGCGAACAGGCCGCACTCGTCTCGCAGGCCGCGGTCCGCAACGAGGCCGAGCTGATCGCCCGCGCCGAGTCCGAGGCGAGCGAGCTCCGCGCCGCCGTCGAGCGCGAGGTCGAGGCCGCCCGGGAGAAGTGCCGGCTCGAGATCGCCGAGGCCCATGCCGAGATCGAACGGCTGCGCGGCGAGAACCGGACCGAGCTGGAACGCCGTACCGCCGAACTCGAGGAGACCGAGCGGGCCAAGCTCGCCGCGATCTCGCTCGAGATCGACAAGCTCCGGAACGAGGCGATCGCGGAGATCGCCGAACGCAAGGCCGAGGCCGAGGCGGGCAACGAGCGGCTGATGGCCGACGCCCGCGCCCAGGCCAAGCTGGTCGTGGACTCGATCGAGGCCGACCGCCGGACGGCCGCCGCCGAGGCCCAGCGGATCGTCGAAGAGGCGAACCAGGCGGCCGAGGCGGCACTGGCCGAGGCCGAGCGGCAGACGCAGTGGAGCAAGCAGACCGTCGACGGTCTGATCAGCGCTGCCGAGATCGAGGCACAGGCGATCCGCGACCAAGCCGCTGCCGACGCGGCCGAGCTGATGAAGCGCAAGCGCGCGCACCTGCGCCGCGTGGTCGGTCGTTCGACCAGCCGGCTCAAGCAGACCCAGGACGCGATCGCCAAGGAGAACGCCGAGCTCACCCAGCTCGCCGAGACCACGCTGTACTCGGCCGGCGAGCAGGCCGAGCAGATCCTGGAGTCGGCCAAGCGCGAGGCCGAGAAGGTCACCAAGCAGGCCCAGCTGCGCGCCGACCGGCTGAAGAGCACCGCCGCCGAGGACGCCCGCGAGATCATCGAGCGCGCGAACCGCCGCGAGGCCGAGGCCGAGGCGAGTACGCAAGTACTGCGCGAACGCGCCGCCAACGACCTGTCCGAGGCGCAGCGCCAGTCGCACGAACTGATCCGCAAGTCCCGCGCCGAGGCCCAGCAGCTCGAGGCGCAGGCCCGCGAGCACGCCGACGACCTGCGGGCGCAGGCCCGAAAACTTCTCGCCGACGCCGAGGCGAGGGTCGCGGCGTTGAACCAGCGCCGTGATGAGATCACCAAGGAGCTCACCCAGCTTTCGGGTGTGATCGAGGCACTCGCTGTACCGGGGTTCCGCCCAGGTGGTGGAATGTCCTCCAGTGAGGGTTCCACGGGGGAATCAGGATGA
- the lysS gene encoding lysine--tRNA ligase, whose amino-acid sequence MTDTHVDPVHPDSGQDDLPEQMRVRREKRDRLLAEGVPPYPISVGRTHLLKDLRAKYDAQELEPDTRTGEQVSVAGRVIFLRNTGKLCFVRLREGDGTELQVMLSVADLGEEELARFKQLVDIGDLLAVQGEVITSRRGELSVQATAWQMAAKTLRPLPNEHKPLSEEARVRMRYVDLIVRPEAREMVRAKAAVLKALRATYDDHGFVEVETPVLQLTNGGAAARPFSTHLNAFDQEMKLRIALELDLKRAMIGGVDRVYEIGRTFRNEGLDSTHSAEFSMIEAYQAYGDYDTMAELIQELIRNSGRAIGRTSVTARDGQTIDFDQPFRHATLFGLLSEAVGETVDVTTDLATLLKLAEQHGVELQPGRNAGEIAVDLFEKLCEHTLIQPTFVRDYPESARPLAKPHREIPGLVEAWDLFVNGVELGVAYSELNDPVIQRDRLVAQSLQAAAGDPEAMDLDEDFLRAMEFGMPPAGGMGMGLDRLVMLLTGTGIRETILFPLLRPE is encoded by the coding sequence ATGACTGACACACACGTGGACCCGGTGCACCCCGACAGCGGGCAGGACGACCTGCCCGAGCAGATGCGGGTCCGCCGGGAGAAGCGTGACCGCCTGCTGGCGGAGGGAGTGCCGCCGTACCCGATCTCGGTCGGCCGGACGCACCTGCTGAAGGACCTCCGGGCGAAGTACGACGCGCAGGAGCTCGAGCCGGACACCCGGACCGGCGAGCAGGTCTCGGTGGCCGGGCGGGTGATCTTCCTGCGCAACACCGGCAAGCTCTGCTTCGTCCGGCTCCGCGAGGGTGACGGGACCGAGCTCCAGGTGATGCTGTCGGTGGCCGACCTCGGCGAGGAGGAGCTGGCCCGGTTCAAGCAGCTCGTCGACATCGGCGACCTGCTGGCCGTCCAGGGCGAGGTGATCACCAGCCGGCGCGGTGAGCTGTCCGTGCAGGCGACCGCGTGGCAGATGGCCGCGAAGACGCTCCGGCCGCTGCCGAACGAGCACAAGCCGCTCAGCGAAGAGGCCCGCGTCCGGATGCGGTACGTCGACCTGATCGTCCGCCCGGAGGCCCGGGAGATGGTCCGCGCGAAGGCTGCCGTGCTGAAGGCGCTGCGCGCGACGTACGACGACCACGGTTTCGTCGAGGTCGAGACGCCGGTGCTGCAGCTGACCAACGGCGGCGCCGCGGCCCGGCCGTTCTCCACCCACCTGAACGCGTTCGACCAGGAGATGAAGCTCCGGATCGCGCTCGAGCTGGACCTGAAGCGGGCGATGATCGGCGGCGTCGACCGGGTGTACGAGATCGGCCGGACGTTCCGTAACGAAGGCCTCGACTCGACGCACTCCGCGGAATTCTCGATGATCGAGGCATATCAGGCGTACGGCGATTACGACACGATGGCCGAGCTGATCCAGGAGCTGATCCGGAACTCCGGTCGCGCGATCGGCCGGACGTCGGTGACCGCACGCGACGGGCAGACCATCGACTTCGACCAGCCGTTCCGGCACGCGACGCTTTTCGGGCTGCTCTCCGAAGCGGTCGGAGAGACCGTCGACGTGACCACCGACCTGGCCACACTGCTGAAGTTGGCCGAGCAGCACGGGGTCGAGCTGCAGCCCGGACGGAATGCCGGTGAGATCGCCGTCGACTTGTTCGAGAAGCTCTGCGAGCACACGCTGATCCAGCCGACCTTTGTCCGCGACTATCCGGAGTCGGCGCGTCCGCTGGCGAAGCCGCACCGCGAAATTCCGGGACTGGTCGAGGCCTGGGACCTGTTCGTCAACGGCGTCGAGCTCGGGGTTGCGTACTCGGAGCTGAACGACCCGGTGATCCAGCGCGATCGCCTGGTCGCGCAGTCGTTGCAGGCCGCGGCCGGCGACCCGGAGGCGATGGATCTGGACGAGGACTTCCTGCGCGCGATGGAATTCGGCATGCCGCCGGCCGGTGGTATGGGGATGGGCCTGGACCGGTTGGTGATGTTGCTCACCGGCACCGGTATCCGGGAGACGATTCTGTTCCCGTTGCTACGCCCTGAGTGA
- a CDS encoding NfeD family protein, which produces MQSWILWMIVAAVLGTAELMTATFDLLLLAIAALAAAGIGAIGLGIGFQVVAFAITAGLMVTLVRPVARRHLTGHPGIRTGVAALVGREAVVLAPCDRDAGRVRIGGEEWSARSYDPDLHIPAGTRVDVFAIEGATALVHPQEEPWPN; this is translated from the coding sequence ATGCAGTCGTGGATCCTGTGGATGATTGTCGCCGCCGTCCTCGGCACGGCCGAGTTGATGACAGCGACCTTCGACCTGCTCCTGCTCGCGATCGCGGCCCTGGCGGCGGCCGGGATCGGGGCGATCGGGCTCGGGATCGGCTTCCAGGTGGTCGCGTTCGCGATCACCGCGGGCCTGATGGTCACGCTGGTCCGGCCGGTCGCCCGCCGGCACCTGACCGGGCACCCCGGCATCCGCACCGGGGTCGCCGCCCTGGTCGGCCGGGAGGCCGTCGTGCTCGCGCCCTGCGACCGCGACGCCGGCCGGGTCCGGATCGGCGGCGAGGAGTGGAGTGCCCGGTCGTACGACCCCGACCTGCACATTCCCGCGGGGACCCGGGTCGACGTCTTCGCTATCGAGGGCGCTACCGCCCTCGTCCATCCCCAGGAGGAACCATGGCCGAACTGA
- a CDS encoding MFS transporter, which produces MKQSLQTSIWSYRDIRLALPARALSYAGDSIAMIALMLRVSDGHGPEAVTALLLAFAVPTVAMIPFAGRIVDGYDSRTVLVWAGLLQVVAGVGLAFVHDLVHTLALVCVLQVGQAVAGPAWGALIPRIVGEELVGRTTGTSQALIGVATLAGSAAGGVLVGSVGSRGALLVDASTFLVLVFVAQLVRTRRRPEPGSLAQKGGVMAGLRVILGDDLLRILVPALWVFVVVGEAVNVVEVFLITGELGLGPALYGAAGAATGLGAIAGSAYTARLGSDRARSRAVIAGMAAIGASSVLMGLAGNVVTLMIGATTIGLGSGMLNAATSSLVVTRSAEHVRGRVIAALNGTVRTFSILALLLGGTAGALLGPRGTFVTCGIACAVAAAVAGVLVVRTKDSELEAVLH; this is translated from the coding sequence ATGAAGCAATCACTTCAGACTTCGATCTGGTCGTACCGTGATATCCGGCTCGCCCTGCCGGCTCGGGCGCTGTCCTACGCCGGTGACTCGATCGCGATGATCGCGCTGATGCTGCGGGTCTCGGACGGGCACGGGCCGGAGGCGGTCACCGCGTTGCTGCTCGCGTTCGCCGTACCGACGGTCGCGATGATCCCGTTCGCGGGGCGGATCGTGGACGGGTACGACTCGCGCACGGTGCTGGTCTGGGCGGGATTGCTTCAGGTCGTCGCGGGCGTCGGGCTCGCGTTCGTGCACGACCTGGTCCACACGCTGGCGCTGGTCTGCGTGTTGCAGGTCGGCCAGGCGGTCGCCGGTCCCGCGTGGGGTGCGCTGATCCCGCGGATCGTCGGCGAGGAACTGGTCGGCCGTACCACCGGTACGAGTCAGGCGCTGATCGGCGTCGCGACCCTGGCGGGCTCGGCCGCGGGTGGCGTCCTGGTCGGCTCGGTCGGCAGCCGCGGCGCATTGCTCGTCGACGCGTCGACCTTCTTGGTACTGGTCTTCGTGGCGCAACTCGTCCGCACCCGCCGCCGTCCGGAGCCGGGGAGCCTCGCGCAGAAGGGCGGCGTGATGGCCGGCCTGCGCGTGATCCTGGGCGACGACCTCCTGCGCATCCTGGTCCCGGCTCTCTGGGTATTCGTCGTCGTAGGCGAAGCGGTCAACGTAGTAGAGGTCTTCCTGATTACGGGCGAGCTAGGCCTAGGCCCGGCCCTGTACGGAGCCGCAGGCGCAGCGACAGGCCTGGGCGCCATAGCCGGCTCCGCCTACACAGCCCGCCTGGGCAGCGACCGAGCACGGTCCCGGGCCGTCATCGCGGGTATGGCGGCAATCGGTGCTTCATCGGTCCTGATGGGCCTCGCCGGCAACGTCGTCACGCTGATGATCGGCGCCACCACCATCGGCCTCGGCAGTGGAATGCTGAACGCCGCAACCAGCTCCCTGGTCGTGACAAGGTCCGCGGAGCACGTCCGCGGCCGGGTGATCGCCGCTCTCAACGGGACCGTCCGCACCTTCAGCATCCTGGCTTTGTTGCTGGGCGGGACGGCGGGCGCACTCCTCGGCCCCCGCGGGACCTTCGTGACCTGCGGCATCGCGTGCGCCGTGGCCGCGGCGGTCGCCGGCGTCCTCGTCGTACGAACAAAGGATTCGGAGCTGGAGGCGGTCCTTCATTAG
- a CDS encoding ATP-dependent Clp protease ATP-binding subunit produces the protein MFERFTDRARRVVVLAQEEARMLSHNYIGTEHILLGLIHEGEGVAAKALESLGISLEAVRSQVEEIIGQGQQAPSGHIPFTPRAKKVLELSLREALQLGHNYIGTEHILLGLIREGEGVAAQVLVKLGADLNKVRQQVIQLLSGYQGKETQTTGSGTQGDAPSSSLVLDQFGRNYTQSAREAKLDPVIGRETEIERVMQVLSRRTKNNPVLIGEPGVGKTAIVEGLAQQIVRGDVPETLKDKQIYSLDLGALVAGSRYRGDFEERLKKVLKEIRTRGDIVLFIDEIHTLVGAGAAEGAIDAASILKPMLARGELQTIGATTLDEYRKYVEKDAALERRFQPIQVAEPSIAHTIEILKGLRDRYEAHHRVTITDAALVNAAQMADRYISDRFLPDKAIDLIDEAGARLRIRRMTAPPDLREFDEKIATVRREKESAIDAQDFERAARLRDDEKKLINAKSEREKQWKAGDMDVVAEVDEELIAEVLSTATGIPVFKLTEEESSRLLDMEKELAKRYIGQTDAVKALSRSIRRTRAGLKDPRRPSGSFIFAGPSGVGKTELSKALTEFLFGDENALISLDMSEYSEKHTASRLFGSPPGYVGYEEGGQLTEKVRRKPFSVVLFDEVEKAHPDIFNSLLQILDEGRLTDAQGRVVDFKNTVIIMTTNLGTKDIAKSVSLGFSQANDTVGSYEKMKSKVTEELKQHFRPEFLNRVDEIVVFHQHTMADIVQIVDLMVAQIEQRLKDKDMGIELTPAAKELVAKRGFDPVLGARPLRRALQRDVEDVLAEKILFGELRPGQIVLVDAAPEGTVNADGLTEYFTFTGNQKSSTSDLELSDLTTGGGSTGVQDS, from the coding sequence ATGTTTGAACGATTTACGGACCGCGCCCGTCGGGTAGTCGTCCTGGCTCAGGAAGAGGCCAGGATGCTCAGCCACAACTACATCGGGACCGAGCACATCCTGCTCGGCCTGATCCACGAGGGTGAGGGTGTCGCCGCCAAGGCTCTCGAGAGCCTGGGTATCTCGCTCGAGGCCGTTCGTTCCCAGGTCGAGGAGATCATCGGCCAGGGGCAGCAGGCACCGAGCGGGCACATCCCGTTCACCCCCCGCGCCAAGAAGGTGCTGGAGCTCTCCCTGCGTGAGGCCCTGCAACTGGGCCACAACTACATCGGCACCGAGCACATCCTGCTCGGCCTCATCCGCGAGGGTGAGGGTGTCGCCGCGCAGGTCCTGGTCAAGCTCGGAGCGGACCTGAACAAGGTCCGGCAGCAGGTCATCCAGCTGCTCAGCGGCTACCAGGGCAAGGAGACCCAGACCACCGGCAGCGGGACCCAGGGTGATGCCCCGAGCAGCTCCCTGGTGCTCGACCAGTTCGGCCGGAACTACACCCAGTCCGCCCGCGAGGCGAAGCTCGACCCGGTGATCGGCCGGGAGACCGAGATCGAGCGGGTCATGCAGGTGCTGTCCCGGCGGACCAAGAACAACCCTGTCCTGATCGGTGAGCCGGGCGTCGGCAAGACCGCCATCGTGGAAGGTCTGGCCCAGCAGATCGTCCGTGGTGACGTCCCGGAGACGTTGAAGGACAAGCAGATCTACTCACTCGACCTGGGTGCCCTGGTGGCCGGTTCGCGCTACCGTGGTGACTTCGAGGAACGCCTGAAGAAGGTGCTCAAGGAGATCCGCACCCGCGGCGACATCGTGCTGTTCATCGACGAGATCCACACCCTCGTCGGGGCCGGCGCGGCCGAGGGCGCGATCGACGCGGCGAGCATCCTGAAGCCGATGCTGGCCCGCGGCGAGCTGCAGACGATCGGCGCCACCACCCTCGACGAGTACCGCAAGTACGTCGAGAAGGACGCCGCACTGGAGCGCCGGTTCCAGCCGATCCAGGTGGCCGAGCCCTCGATCGCGCACACGATCGAGATCCTCAAGGGCCTCCGCGACCGGTACGAGGCACACCACCGGGTGACGATCACCGACGCCGCGCTGGTGAACGCCGCGCAGATGGCCGACCGGTACATCTCCGACCGGTTCCTGCCGGACAAGGCGATCGACCTGATCGACGAGGCCGGTGCCCGGCTCCGGATCCGCCGGATGACCGCGCCGCCGGACCTGCGCGAGTTCGACGAGAAGATCGCGACGGTCCGCCGGGAGAAGGAGTCGGCGATCGACGCGCAGGACTTCGAGCGCGCCGCCCGGCTGCGGGACGACGAGAAGAAGCTGATCAACGCCAAGTCCGAGCGGGAGAAGCAGTGGAAGGCCGGCGACATGGACGTCGTCGCCGAGGTGGACGAGGAGCTGATCGCCGAGGTGCTCAGCACCGCCACCGGCATCCCCGTCTTCAAGCTGACCGAGGAGGAGTCCTCGCGGCTGCTGGACATGGAGAAGGAGCTGGCCAAGCGGTACATCGGCCAGACCGACGCGGTCAAGGCACTGTCCCGCTCGATCCGGCGTACCCGCGCCGGCCTGAAGGACCCGCGCCGCCCGAGCGGCTCGTTCATCTTCGCCGGCCCGTCCGGTGTCGGTAAGACCGAGCTGTCGAAGGCGCTGACCGAGTTCCTGTTCGGCGACGAGAACGCCCTGATCAGCCTCGACATGTCGGAGTACTCGGAGAAGCACACGGCCTCCCGGCTGTTCGGCTCGCCTCCGGGGTACGTCGGCTACGAAGAGGGTGGCCAGCTGACCGAGAAGGTGCGTCGCAAGCCGTTCAGCGTGGTGCTGTTCGACGAGGTGGAGAAGGCCCACCCGGACATCTTCAACTCGCTGCTGCAGATCCTGGACGAAGGCCGGCTGACCGACGCCCAGGGCCGCGTGGTCGACTTCAAGAACACCGTGATCATCATGACCACGAACCTCGGTACCAAGGACATCGCCAAGTCGGTCAGCCTCGGCTTCTCGCAGGCCAACGACACGGTGGGTTCCTACGAGAAGATGAAGTCGAAGGTCACCGAGGAGCTCAAGCAGCACTTCCGGCCGGAGTTCCTGAACCGCGTGGACGAGATCGTGGTCTTCCACCAGCACACGATGGCGGACATCGTCCAGATCGTGGACCTGATGGTCGCCCAGATCGAGCAGCGGCTGAAGGACAAGGACATGGGCATCGAGCTGACGCCCGCCGCGAAGGAACTGGTCGCCAAGCGTGGCTTCGACCCGGTCCTGGGTGCCCGGCCACTGCGCCGCGCGTTGCAGCGCGACGTGGAGGACGTGCTGGCCGAGAAGATCCTGTTCGGGGAACTGCGCCCCGGCCAGATCGTCCTGGTCGACGCGGCACCGGAGGGCACGGTCAACGCCGACGGCCTGACCGAGTACTTCACCTTCACCGGGAACCAGAAGTCCTCGACGTCCGACCTCGAGCTCAGCGACCTGACCACCGGCGGCGGCAGCACCGGCGTTCAGGACTCCTGA
- a CDS encoding histone-like nucleoid-structuring protein Lsr2 — MAQRVQVVLEDDLDGGKADETVTFGLDGTTYEIDLSKKNAAKLRDALAAYVGSGRRVAGRRGAAGRSRGRGGRSASDSADIRAWAKENGYDVSERGRISAEVRAAYNEAK; from the coding sequence ATGGCGCAAAGGGTGCAGGTGGTTCTCGAGGACGATCTCGACGGCGGTAAGGCCGACGAGACCGTCACTTTCGGGCTGGACGGAACGACGTACGAGATCGACCTGTCCAAGAAGAATGCCGCCAAGCTGCGCGACGCCCTGGCCGCATATGTCGGCTCCGGCCGCCGGGTGGCCGGCCGGCGCGGTGCGGCGGGCCGGTCCCGCGGCCGTGGTGGCCGTTCGGCGTCGGACTCCGCGGACATCCGGGCCTGGGCCAAGGAGAACGGGTACGACGTCAGCGAGCGCGGCCGGATCTCCGCCGAGGTGCGCGCGGCGTACAACGAGGCCAAGTAG
- a CDS encoding DedA family protein — translation MGEPLLLAQAIAIPTGVAVLAYLVVGLVIGVESMGVPLPGETTLIAAALLASQHHLKIEYVVLAAALGAIVGDSIGYFIGRKAGRSLFERLGRRFHHFSPARIVRAEKYFHKYGVWTVFFGRWVALLRIFAGPMAGMLRMHYPRFLAANAAGGIAWATTIGLVAYKIGDNADKIFGRVSVGALIAIAVVAVGLFVVHKVRKRRRDQAEDVTLESASADV, via the coding sequence ATGGGGGAACCTCTGCTGCTCGCGCAGGCCATTGCCATCCCGACCGGTGTCGCCGTGCTGGCCTACCTCGTGGTCGGCCTCGTCATCGGCGTCGAGAGCATGGGCGTACCGCTGCCCGGTGAGACCACGCTGATCGCGGCCGCGCTGCTCGCGTCCCAGCACCACCTGAAGATCGAGTACGTCGTGCTGGCCGCCGCGCTCGGCGCGATCGTCGGCGACTCGATCGGGTACTTCATCGGCCGGAAGGCGGGCCGCAGCCTGTTCGAGCGACTCGGCCGCCGGTTCCACCACTTCTCCCCGGCCCGGATCGTCCGGGCCGAGAAGTACTTCCACAAGTACGGCGTCTGGACGGTGTTCTTCGGCCGCTGGGTCGCGCTGCTGCGGATCTTCGCGGGCCCGATGGCCGGCATGCTGCGGATGCACTACCCGCGGTTCCTGGCCGCGAACGCCGCCGGCGGGATCGCCTGGGCGACCACGATCGGCCTGGTCGCGTACAAGATCGGCGACAACGCCGACAAGATCTTCGGCCGGGTCTCGGTCGGCGCGCTGATCGCGATCGCGGTGGTCGCGGTCGGGTTGTTCGTCGTACACAAGGTCCGCAAGCGCCGCCGCGACCAGGCCGAGGACGTCACGCTGGAGTCCGCGTCAGCGGACGTGTAG